Below is a genomic region from Paraburkholderia phenazinium.
TTCAGATGCTGCAGGCGCGACGTGAGCGGGCCGTCCTGAACCTTGATGCTCAGGAATTCGAGGTGCTCTTCGTAGTTCGCGCTCGCGAGACTGTAGGCGCGGATCAGCGGCTTGCCGTCGACTTCGAGGCCGACCATCGTGAACTGGCCGTTTTCGAAACGGAACGACGGGTCGCGCGTGCAGGTGAAACTGAACAGCGTATCGGTCCAGTGATGGACGCTCAGGACGGTTTGTTGATTCAGGTTGCTCATGGCTTCTTGGATAGTGCGAAAACAAAAACGGCCAGACGAATAACCGGCCGGCACGGCAAGGGCGATGCTGCGCTAACCCTGTGGTTGACCGATTGCTTAAGGAAAAAATAATGCGCAATCCGCTATTTTACCGCGCTCGCAGTCCGCGGGTGGCGGCACGGTGGCTCTAGCGGTTGCCGGACTTGCGGCTCCGGCGTCGTAACGGCACGCGGCGAAGCACGTCGGCGGGGATACAGCCGGGGTTCAGCAGCGGTACGGCGAGGGGCGAAACTCGCGTGGGGCGATCGCCGTCCGGTGACCGGATCGCGGGCCGGCAGGCGCGCGTCCTGACAACAATTTTTGGGATGATACAGAAACCCGTCGCGCAGTGCAGCATTGACCCTGCTGCCGAAACTGGCAAAAGGTGAGGGAAATCAATGGAAAGGGCGTGGAATCGACGCTAAAGCGAGGGAAGTCATGCCTGGGCGCGGGCGTGGCGGACGGCGGGGCATCCGCCGCCGTCCGAGCCTTGTTCAAGCCGTTACAGCTGCGCGTTTGCGACCGCGCTGCTTCAGCACACGAGCCTGCATGACGATCACCAGCAGCAGGAACACGCCACGAATCACAGATTGCCAGTACGCCGAGAGGCTGATGAAGCCGAGCCCGTTTTCGAAGTTGAGCAGGTTGAACACCAGCCCGAGCAGCAGCACACCGGCAATCGTCATCGCAATCGAGCCTTCGCCGCCGGTCAGCAGCGTGCCGCCCAGCACTACGGCGGAGATCGCGAACAGCTCCCAGCCGACTCCTTCATTCGGCTGCCCGGCGCCGAACTGCGCCGCGAGTATCACGCCCGCCATACCCGCCAGCAAGCCGCTCACCGCATAAGCCGTCACCAGTGTGCGGTCCACGTTCAGCCCCATCAGGCGTGCAGCTTCCTCGCTACCGCCGATGGCGAGCGAATGCCGCCCGAAGCGCGTGCTGCGCAGCGCGAGCCACCCGGCCACCGCCGCGACGAGCGCGACAATACCGGGAATCGGCATGCCGAACAGGTCGCCCTGGCCGAAATTGCCAAAATTCGAATCGGCGGCAATCGACACGGCGTCGTTCTTGCCGAGCAGCAGCGCGACGCCGTGTGCGCCAAGACTGGTGGCGAGCGTCGTGATAAACGGCAGGATCTTCAGACGCGTGATGATGATGCCGTTCACCACACCCACGATCAGCCCCGCCACAGAACCGGCGAGCACGGCGACCCAGCCGCCATAGGGGCTGATGAGCGCGGCCACGATGCTGGACATCGCCGCCACGGTGCCCACCGAGAGGTCGATGCCGCCCGTGATGATGACGAACGCCATGCCGACCGAAATCAGCGCAAACATCGAGTTGTAGCGCCAGAACGAATTGATGTTGTACGCCGAGCCGAAGTGTTCGTAGCGCACGAGCCCGAGCACCACGAGTGCGACGAGCGCGAGCAGGATGGGGAGATTCTTTTTCATCGCGTCGAGTCCGAAGTCTTTGTGAGCGCGCGCAGCGGGGTCGGCATGGTGGGAGTGGCTTTCAGCGCGAGCGCCGTTGCACGTACACGGCCGCAATGATGATGGCCGCCTTGACGACCAGCGCCGCTGCGTCGGGAATGCCATGCGCGAGCAGGGTGTAGCGCAGCAACTGGATGATCAGCGCGCCGATCAGCGTGCCGCCGATATACGCCTTGCCGCCCGTCAATGCGGTACCGCCGACCGCGACGGCGGCGATGGCATCGAGCTCAATGCCCAGGCCGACCACGTTCGCATCCGAGGACGAATTCACCGAGATCGAAATCAGTCCCGCCAGACCTGCCAGCGCAGCGCATATCGTGTAGGCGATCAGCTTGACGCGCGAAGTCGGTATGCCGCACAGGTACGCAGCCTTTTCGTTGCCGCCGGTGATGAGCAGGTACTGGCCGAACAACGTTTTGCGCACGACCCAGACAAACAGCGCGACCAGCGCGAACATCAGCAGCACCTGGAACGGCACGCCGCCCACCTTGCCAAGCGCGATCCATTGGAACGCGGGGTTGTCGAACGCCTGCAGGCTGCCGTCGGTCACCACCTGGGCGATGCCGCGCCCGGCAATGAACAGCACCAGCGTGGCGACAATCGGCTGGACAGAGAGCCTCGTCACCAGCAGCCCGTTGAACACCCCGCAGGCCGCTGCGGCGATAACCGGCAGCACAAACGCTAGCGCAATGCCGCCGGGCCCCGGGATATTCATGAACAGCATCGGCGCGAGCGCACCGGAAATCGCCATCGACGCGCCCACCGAGAGGTCGATGCCGCCTGTGGCCACCACCAGCGTCATGCCGATGCCGACGATCACGATCGTCACCACCTGGGTCAGGTTGACGTTGAACGTCTGCAGCGACCAGAAGTGCTGTGTGAACAGCAGGTTGAAGACCAGCATGGCCAGCAGCACGATGACTTCGCGCTGGATGGTCAGACGGTGGCGTTTCTTCGCGCGTTCCTGCGCGGCGCCGTCCGTGGTGGCGAGCAGGGCCGGCGAGGTTTCCTGACCTAACGACTTCAGCGACTTAAGCGCCATGACGGTCGCCCTCCAGCGCGTCTTCAATGTGGGCAGAGTGGGCGGCTTCGACGAGTTGCGACGAGCCGTCGCTGCCCCAGGCAATGGCGTCCATGATGCTGCTTTCGCTCATCTGCGCGCCGTTCAGTTCGGCGACCGTGCGACCGTCGCGGATCACGACGGCGCGGTCGGCCACGGCGGTCAGTTCTTCCAGTTCCGAGGCCGACAGCAGCACCGCAAGGCCGGCGTCGCGCAGTTCGCGCACGATCTTCGCGACATCCGCCTTGGCGCCGACGTCGATGCCGCGGGTCGGCTCGTCGAGCAGCAGCAGCGACGGTTCGGCGGCGAGCCAGCGCGCGAGCAACACCTTTTGCTGATTGCCGCCGGACAGCTCGCGGATCGGCTGATCCGGCGAACGTAGCTTGATGCCGAGCGAGGCAATGAAACGCTCGACAATCGCCTGCTGTTTTTTGACATCCACGATGCCGTGTTTCGCGAGCGTGCGTAGACAGACAAGCGTGAGGTTGTCGCGCACCGACAGTTCGGGGACGATGCCGTCGCCTTTGCGGTCTTCTGTGAGGTAGGCGAGGCCACGGGCGATTGCATCCTGCGGCGACTTCAGCGTGACGGTTTCGCCACCCAGGGAGAGCGTGCCTTGCTCGAGCGGATCGGCACCGAACATCAGCCGCATCGTCTCCGTGCGGCCCGAACCGAGCAGGCCGGCGAGGCCCACGGCTTCGCCGGCGTGCACTTCGAGCGAGACGTCGCTGACTTTCGGATGGGCGCTCAGGTTGTGCGCCGCCATGACCCGTGCGCCGCGGCGCGCGAGGTTGGCCTCACGCGCCGTGGCATCTTCCTGAACGACGGCGGCCAGCGTGCGGCCGAGCATCGTCGTCACGAGCTGCAGCTTGTCCATCTCGGCCATCGTGCTTTGTGCGACGGTTTGGCCATCGCGCATCACCGTGACGCGGTCGCACAACGCGTAGAGTTCATCGAGCCGGTGCGACACGAAAATCACCGCACGGCCATCGTCGCGCAGCTTGCGCACCACGGTGAACAGCAATTCCACTTCGCGTTCGTCGAGCGACGAGGTGGATTCGTCCATGATCACCATCTTCGCGTCGGACGACACCGCGCGAGCAAGCGCAACCATCTGCTGAATGGCGGTCGAATAGGTGCGCACGGGTTTCTTCACATCGATCTGCAAACCGAACGATTCGAGCAGTGCAGCGGCGCGCTGCTGCACCGCGCGCCAGTCGATCAGACCGAAGCGGCGCGGCTCACGACCCAGAAATATGTTCTCGGCCACCGAGCGGAACGGCACCAGATTGATCTCCTGATAGATCGTGCTGATGCCCGCTTCGCGCGCTTCCTTCGGCGTGCGGAAATCGATCTCGCGGCCTTCGAAACGCACCGTTCCACCGCCTCGCCGGTAGGCGCCGGTGAGGATCTTGATCATGGTGGATTTACCGGCGCCGTTCTGGCCGATCAGCGCGTGCACTTCACCTGCGGCGACGCTCAGATTCGCGTTGCGCAAGGCGGGCACGCCGCCGAAACTGATCTGGATGTCCTGCATCTCCAGCAGCGGCGAACGTCCGGCGCTGGGAGACGGCGGCGTAGGGCTGCCGGATTGCGTCACGTCAATTCTCCTGCTGCAGATACTGTACGGCGGGCGGCGGCGCGGCTCGTGCCACCTTCCCATAGTAGTCCGTAAGACAAAGCGAAGCGACAGCCCGTCGTGGCACGGGCACGTCGCTCCGAACCCTTCCCGTCCCCCTCGGAGACGTAAGAGGGACGTACTGCAGTGCGCTCCCGGCCCTAAAGGTGACCGCCTTCGGAGTTAGGAGCCTTCAGGTGTTCCGTGAACCCCAAAAGGGGACCACCTCTGGGATCGGAACACCCTGTCCGGTGCCGGACTCTGGGTGCGCCGGACCATCGGCGTTGCCTGTCAGGTACGACACTCCCGATCAGGCGTGCAGACGGCCCGGGCCTGCATCAATAGCCGTACTGCATGTTCTGCTGCACGTTGCTCTTGTCGTAGAAGCGGTCCGAGACCTTGACCCAGGTCGGGATCTTTTCGCCCTTGGCGAATTTCTGCGCGACGTCGCAGGCCAACGGGCCGAAGAACGGGCTCGACTGCACGCTTGCACCGAGTTCGCCCGCTGCGATGGCATCCATGCCGCCCTTGGTGCCGTCGATCGTCACGATCTGGATATCCTTGCCTGGCTGCTTGCCAGCGGCCTTGATCGCCGCAATCGCGCCAAGTGCCATTTCGTCGTTATGCGCGTAGACCGCAGTCACGTCCGGATGGGCTTGCAGCAAGGTTTCCATGACCTGGCGGCCCTTGTCACGCGAGAAATCGCCGTCCTGCGAGGCAATGATCTGCATGTCCGGATGCTTGGCGATCACGTCGTCGAAGCCCTTCTTGCGATCGTTGGCCGCGGAGGCGCCCGTTGTGCCTTCGAGTTCGATGATCTTGGCCTTGCCGTTGGTGGCCTTCACCAGCCAGTCGGCGGCGCGCTGGCCCTGATTGATAAAGTCGGAGCCGATGAATGTGATGTAGTCCTGGCCCGGCTTGGCGACCGAGTGATCGACGTCACGGTCCACCAGAATCACCGGAATGCCGGCTTTCTTGGCTTGCAGGACGACTGGCGAGAGCGGCTTTTCTTCACGCGGCGGGAACACCAGCAGATCGACGTGCTGCGCGATCATGTTCTGGATGTCCGAGACCTGCTTGGCGTTCGAGCCGTTGGCGTCGGTGACGACCAGCTGCCAGCCGCACTTGGCGGCGGTGTCCTTCATGCTCTTGGTTTCCGCGAGACGCCACGGATTGTTGCTTTCGGTCTGGGCGAAGCCGACCTTCAGCGGAGTCTTGTTGGGGATCTTGGGCAGGGCATCGTCGGCGTGTGCCGTCGCGACGCCAAAGCCGAGTGCCAGTGCCACAAGGGATGCAGCCAGTGGGGATGCGGTCAGTTGATGAACCCGTTGTCCGCGCGATTGCCGTTTGAGCGATGCCATGTCTTCCTCCAGTACCTGGTGAGGTAGGTGTGTATTTGCTTTTTGTGCTTCTCCTGCCGATCGGCACTTGCGCGCCCCGTGACCGGACGTGCCGATTATTCCACTCGGAATTATTATCGGTCAATCACTAATAATATTAATTATGGGTGATTTTGCCTCGGTAATTACCCTCACTGAGGCGCGTTCGACGAGCGGGCCGTCGAGCTTCACCATGCGGTGCCGCACCGGTGCGCCGGCCGCACGGTTCTGTTCCTCCTGCAGCAGGGTTTCGACTGCCCAGCGGCCCAGCTCGTAGTTCGGCAGCACCACGGTCGAGAGCGGTGGGTGCGTGTGGCGGGCAATTTCCTGGTCGTCGTAGCCGAGCACGGAAACGTCTTCCGGGACTCGCAGCCCTAGCTGCTTGATGGCCTCGATCGCACCGAGCGCGGTCAGGTCGTTGGCGCAGAAGATCGCCGTCGGCGGATTCGTCTCGCGCATCAGCGAGAGCGTGTGTTCGAAGCCGAGACCCGAACTCCAGTCGCCGTCGCGCACGAGTTCAGGGGCGAACGGCAGGTCGGCGGTGGCGAGCGCGGTGCGATAGCCTTTCTGGCGGTCTTTCGACGCGTCCTGCCAGGGTTCGCCGTTGATGTAGGCGATGCGCCGGTGGCCGGCATTCAGCAGGTACTCGGTGGCGATATGGCCGCCCGCGACTTCCGCTGGCACCACCGACGACTGGCCGCCCTCGCTCGTGTAGCAGTTGAGCAGCACGGTCGGCACGCGCGAGAGCGCGGCGGGCAGCGTCACCTTGCGCGTGTAGACCGTTGCATAGATCACGCCGAACAGTTGTGGGTTCGACAGCGTGGTTTCGAGCACCTGCTGCTCGACGTCCGCGTTCCCGTGAGTCGAGTAGACCGCCAGCATCTTGCCGCTCGCGTAGGCCGCGTCGCGGGCGCCGTCGATATTGACGACCGGATGCGGACTCGTCGAGATTTCATCGGCGAGATAGACGATCAGGTTGCGTTCGTCCTTGGAGGCAAAAACCGGTTCGCGCGGCGAGAGCCGGTAGCCGAGATCGTGGGCCGCCTTCAGTACCTTGTTGCGGGTGGTCTCGGAGAATTTCGCGCCGGTCGCGTTGTTCAGGACGAGCGAAACCGTCGACTGCGACACGCCAGTGAGTTTGGCGATGTCGGTCATCGTGGGACGGCGTTGAGTCGATTTTTTCATTGTGCGGGCCGTCCGGCAACGGCGGCTAAAGCAGGAATGCCCTCGGGCATGATCGTGATGACGGTACCACTAATAATATGTGGGCGGCAACGCGCAAAAACCCGTCATTTGGGAAGTCTGGGAAGGCGTCTTATTGCCTTCCGTGTGAATAGAATATTACTAATAATATTGACCTGAGGCGCGTAGCGTGCGATTCTCGGTCGCGCGGGCCCCGTGAGCGGACGTGGGTCGCATTCTGCCCGAGGCCTTGATTATTTTCACCATGCGCGATGTTTCCCTGAATCCGATCCGGCCATCTGCGGCAGACGCGTTCTCGCTGGACGATCCCAACCTGATCGCTCTGGCGAGCGGCGCGATGCGCGTGCTGGTCGCGCCGCATGTAGGCGGTGCGATTGCGGCGTACTACGAGGTCGCAGCAGCCGGACCGGTCCACTGGATGCGGCCCGCGACCGACGCTGCGCTCGCCGAACGCGATCCGCTGCGTATGGCAAGTTTCCCGCTGCTGCCGTATTGCAACCGTATCCGCGATGCGCGCTTCGTCTTCGAAGGCCGAACGGTCGATCTGGCGGGCGATGGCAACCGTTTCGCCCACGCGCTGCATGGGCACGCATGGCGTCGGCCGTGGCAGGTCGGCACGGTGACGGCGAATTCGGTGGAGCTGCACTTTGAACATGAGCCTGATCCGCATGCGCAGGGTGACTGGCCGTTTCGCTATTGCGCGATGCAACGGATCGAACTGGCGGGGGATACGTTGCGCGTGACCTTATCCGCGCGGAATCTGGCTGGGCAGCCGATGCCGTTTGGCATGGGGCATCACCCGTATTACCCGCGCACCGCGGAAACCCGCGTATACGCGCAGGTTCAAGGGATGTGGCACGCCGACGGCGAGGTGCTGCCGACACATCTTGGCCCGCATCCGGCGGTCGACGCGATGCGCGAAGGCATGTCAGCCGGTGCGTTCGATCTCGACAACAACTTTGCCGGCTGGTCGCGCAGCGCGACGATTGCCTGGCCCGACGAGGGTCGCCGGCTGACGTTGACGGCACAAGCGCCGTTCGATCATCTGGTGGTATTCGCGCCGGCTGCCGAGGCGCTGCTGTGCGTCGAACCGGTTACGAACACCACCGATTGCTTTAACGCCACCGACCCGCGTGAGCACGTGGGTGGCTGCGTGTTGATGCCGGACGAGGAGATGACGGCGACGGTGAACTGGACGCCGCAGCGGGTCTAGGAGGATCGGCGAGGTGGCTCGGGCACTGGCTTGTACCGACGCAACTGGCCTGGTTACCGAGCTGGCTGCAGCGGTTTCGGCGCCTTCAGTGCCGCGCTCATCGTACCCGCCGTGCGGCGAGCGCCGCGCTCATTCCACCCGCAAACGCGCCATATACGGCAAATGATCGGACAGCCACGCGGTCTCCTGGGTGGGCTGGATCCATTCGACCGGTTTCATGCCTCGCACGAACATCTTGTCCAGCGCGAGCGCTGGTGAAAACGCCGGGAAGGTCCGGCCGGATTCGCCAAGCAACGTTGCCACTTCATGCATGCCATGTTCGCCGAAGAGCGGCACCGAGTCGTTGCGCCAGTCGTTGAAGTCCCCAGCCAAAACTAGCGGCCCTTCTGGCGCCTCTTTTGCAATCCAGTGCGCGATCCAGTGCATCTGCCTCAGCCGCGCCGCGCGCGTGAGCGCCAGATGCGCGCACAGCAACGTCACCGAATGACCCGCGAAAGTGGCGCGCGCCACCAGCAGGCCGCGCTTCTCAAAGCGATGTGCGGAGATGTCCCAGCGTCCGCCGAGATCGAGCGGGTGCGGCGAGAGAATTGCATTGCCATGCCGCCACGACGGCTTGAATACGTTCGGCCCGAGCGCGATCTGCAACTCCAGCGAGCGCGCGATTTCGGTAGCCTGACAATGCCAGATGTCGTCGAGCGGATCGCGCAACGGCGCGCCAAAGCCGCCCGACAACACCGGCGCCGGCATGCGCCGCGCCATCGCTTCCTGCAGGAAATAGGCGTCGGCGTGGGTCGACTGCACCCAGCGCTGCATCGCCTGCCAGGCCTGAAAGCCAAGCGGCGTGCGGCCCTTGTGCAGGTTCCAGCTTACTGCGATGAAATCCTTAGGCTGGGCGCTCTCGCGGATGAGTTCTTCGGGGTTTCGCATGCCGCGTGGTCCACGGTTTTCGTTGATATCAAGGGTGATTGGCGAGGCTGGCACGGACTCGATATACAAGGGTTGGATTCTTGTCGACGATTTGCCATGTGGCCCATTGACCGGCCGGCACCTGCAGCCCCGGATGATTGGCCGCTACCTGACGCGGCTGCGGCGGCAACTTGCAACCGGTGTCGGTTTTCGGCGCGCTGTCGTCCTCGAGCGTTTCCTGCGCGTCGATTGCGAGCGTGACCTGATTGGCATCGGCCTGGATCGGCGAGACGGTCAGCGTGCGCGACAGATCGATACTGCCGCCAGGCGCATCCTTGCAGCCGACATTGTGCTGCACCACCTGATGATGCGTGTCCGTGCGTGCCTGACCCACGGTTGTATCGGCCTCGAACGAGTCGATCTGCTGGCCGTCGCGCATCACCTGCAATTGCCAGTGCACGACCTGCTGAGCTGCAGGTTGCTGGGCCTGAGCGAGTAACGACGTGCCGCACAGTACGGCGACGAGACTGGTTTTCCACATGTTTGACGGCTCTCCGGGGTGTGGCGTCCAGCGTGATGAGACAGGCGCCCATCTTACGCCTGATGGTCGCAACCTCTTTCTGACACCGCTGCGCGGGCCGGGTTCAGCAATAGTCCATTTCAGATGGGGGCGGTCCCGTTCGAGCCAATGCCGGTTTCGCCGCAACCCGCCTGGCGTCTGGCTCGCGGCCCGACCGCCAGACCGGTGTTAGCAGCAGACCCGCACGGCTGCTGGCTTGCGCATGAATATTGCCTCGATACACTGGACTTGAAACGGCGCCGGGCCGGCGCCGCAGCCGCAAGACCAGTACGACGGGGTGATCTATGACAACAGCAATGGTCAAACAGGAAATCGCAGTGGCGTCGTTCAGCAAGGTCTACGACCTCGATCGGGTCGAAACCGCGTTGAACGATCTTGGCGAAGGCGCGAACGATGCGCTGCGCTCCACTTACGAAAAAATGCTGAAGACCGGCAATTTACGCTTTTGCGTGAAGCCGAACCGGATGCCGTCCATCGACGATCTGGTCGAAGCGCTGCCGAACTTCAGCGAGCCGCTCGACGATGTGCGCAAACAGGTTGCGTTGTGCCTCGAAACCGAGGACCGGCTCGAACTGATGCCGATTCTGCTGCTTGGCGACCCCGGTATCGGCAAGACGCATTTTGCGAAGCAGCTCGCGCGCTTGCTGGGCACCGCGTATCACTACGTCGCGATGAGTTCGCTGACCGCGGGCTGGATTCTTTCGGGTGCATCGTCGCAATGGAAGAACGCGAAGCCCGGTAAAGTTTTCGATGCACTCGTGCATGGGAGCTACGCGAATCCGGTGATTGCCGTCGACGAAATCGACAAGGCCACGGGCGATTCGCAATACGATCCGCTCGGTGCGCTGTATGCGCTGCTGGAGCACGATACGGCGCAAACCTTTATCGACGAATTTGCCGAGATTCCGATCAACGCGGGGCACGTGATCTGGATCGCGACTGCTAACGACGCGCGCTCGATTCCCGAGCCGATTCTCAACCGGATGAACGTCTACGAAATTCCGCCGCCGGATCTGGAAGGTGCACGCCGGATTGCCCAGTCGATCTATAACGAAATCCGCTCTGCGCACGGCTGGGGATTGCGTTTCCCGGTCGAACTCGGTGACGCCGCGCTCGACGCACTAAAGCACGCTTCGCCGCGTGAAATGCGCCGCGCGATTCTGAACGGCTTCGGTGCGGCGCGCATCGACGACCGTGACTGGATCGGCGCAGAAGATATCCGGCTGGATTACGGCAACCGGCGCAAACCGATCGGCTTCTAGGCGGCAGGATTTGCTTGTTGCACGACGACCGCCTTCGGGCGGTTTTTCATTGCCGGAGCGTCCGGAGAATTTGCGCGATCTCCAATCTCCATCGCGACGCCGGGCAAATCGCGATTGTTCTTCTGGGCGTAACTGTTAGTTGTTTCAATCAGAATGATTCTTTGATAGTCGGAGCCTACACTGGGTTATCCAAAATGCAGCGACGCCGCTTCATTTCCGCCCCGAACAGTCCCGACGAATCTGGAATCCATCATGAAATTCGCTCCTCTTGCTGCCCTGCTGATTTCCGCTGCTGTTGCCTTGCCCGCCTTCGCAGGCGATGACATCGCGAACCCGGTTGC
It encodes:
- a CDS encoding ABC transporter permease; the protein is MLATTDGAAQERAKKRHRLTIQREVIVLLAMLVFNLLFTQHFWSLQTFNVNLTQVVTIVIVGIGMTLVVATGGIDLSVGASMAISGALAPMLFMNIPGPGGIALAFVLPVIAAAACGVFNGLLVTRLSVQPIVATLVLFIAGRGIAQVVTDGSLQAFDNPAFQWIALGKVGGVPFQVLLMFALVALFVWVVRKTLFGQYLLITGGNEKAAYLCGIPTSRVKLIAYTICAALAGLAGLISISVNSSSDANVVGLGIELDAIAAVAVGGTALTGGKAYIGGTLIGALIIQLLRYTLLAHGIPDAAALVVKAAIIIAAVYVQRRSR
- a CDS encoding endonuclease/exonuclease/phosphatase family protein, translated to MRNPEELIRESAQPKDFIAVSWNLHKGRTPLGFQAWQAMQRWVQSTHADAYFLQEAMARRMPAPVLSGGFGAPLRDPLDDIWHCQATEIARSLELQIALGPNVFKPSWRHGNAILSPHPLDLGGRWDISAHRFEKRGLLVARATFAGHSVTLLCAHLALTRAARLRQMHWIAHWIAKEAPEGPLVLAGDFNDWRNDSVPLFGEHGMHEVATLLGESGRTFPAFSPALALDKMFVRGMKPVEWIQPTQETAWLSDHLPYMARLRVE
- a CDS encoding aldose 1-epimerase; its protein translation is MRDVSLNPIRPSAADAFSLDDPNLIALASGAMRVLVAPHVGGAIAAYYEVAAAGPVHWMRPATDAALAERDPLRMASFPLLPYCNRIRDARFVFEGRTVDLAGDGNRFAHALHGHAWRRPWQVGTVTANSVELHFEHEPDPHAQGDWPFRYCAMQRIELAGDTLRVTLSARNLAGQPMPFGMGHHPYYPRTAETRVYAQVQGMWHADGEVLPTHLGPHPAVDAMREGMSAGAFDLDNNFAGWSRSATIAWPDEGRRLTLTAQAPFDHLVVFAPAAEALLCVEPVTNTTDCFNATDPREHVGGCVLMPDEEMTATVNWTPQRV
- a CDS encoding sugar ABC transporter ATP-binding protein, which encodes MTQSGSPTPPSPSAGRSPLLEMQDIQISFGGVPALRNANLSVAAGEVHALIGQNGAGKSTMIKILTGAYRRGGGTVRFEGREIDFRTPKEAREAGISTIYQEINLVPFRSVAENIFLGREPRRFGLIDWRAVQQRAAALLESFGLQIDVKKPVRTYSTAIQQMVALARAVSSDAKMVIMDESTSSLDEREVELLFTVVRKLRDDGRAVIFVSHRLDELYALCDRVTVMRDGQTVAQSTMAEMDKLQLVTTMLGRTLAAVVQEDATAREANLARRGARVMAAHNLSAHPKVSDVSLEVHAGEAVGLAGLLGSGRTETMRLMFGADPLEQGTLSLGGETVTLKSPQDAIARGLAYLTEDRKGDGIVPELSVRDNLTLVCLRTLAKHGIVDVKKQQAIVERFIASLGIKLRSPDQPIRELSGGNQQKVLLARWLAAEPSLLLLDEPTRGIDVGAKADVAKIVRELRDAGLAVLLSASELEELTAVADRAVVIRDGRTVAELNGAQMSESSIMDAIAWGSDGSSQLVEAAHSAHIEDALEGDRHGA
- a CDS encoding ABC transporter permease, which gives rise to MKKNLPILLALVALVVLGLVRYEHFGSAYNINSFWRYNSMFALISVGMAFVIITGGIDLSVGTVAAMSSIVAALISPYGGWVAVLAGSVAGLIVGVVNGIIITRLKILPFITTLATSLGAHGVALLLGKNDAVSIAADSNFGNFGQGDLFGMPIPGIVALVAAVAGWLALRSTRFGRHSLAIGGSEEAARLMGLNVDRTLVTAYAVSGLLAGMAGVILAAQFGAGQPNEGVGWELFAISAVVLGGTLLTGGEGSIAMTIAGVLLLGLVFNLLNFENGLGFISLSAYWQSVIRGVFLLLVIVMQARVLKQRGRKRAAVTA
- a CDS encoding LacI family DNA-binding transcriptional regulator translates to MTDIAKLTGVSQSTVSLVLNNATGAKFSETTRNKVLKAAHDLGYRLSPREPVFASKDERNLIVYLADEISTSPHPVVNIDGARDAAYASGKMLAVYSTHGNADVEQQVLETTLSNPQLFGVIYATVYTRKVTLPAALSRVPTVLLNCYTSEGGQSSVVPAEVAGGHIATEYLLNAGHRRIAYINGEPWQDASKDRQKGYRTALATADLPFAPELVRDGDWSSGLGFEHTLSLMRETNPPTAIFCANDLTALGAIEAIKQLGLRVPEDVSVLGYDDQEIARHTHPPLSTVVLPNYELGRWAVETLLQEEQNRAAGAPVRHRMVKLDGPLVERASVRVITEAKSPIINIISD
- a CDS encoding AAA family ATPase, whose amino-acid sequence is MTTAMVKQEIAVASFSKVYDLDRVETALNDLGEGANDALRSTYEKMLKTGNLRFCVKPNRMPSIDDLVEALPNFSEPLDDVRKQVALCLETEDRLELMPILLLGDPGIGKTHFAKQLARLLGTAYHYVAMSSLTAGWILSGASSQWKNAKPGKVFDALVHGSYANPVIAVDEIDKATGDSQYDPLGALYALLEHDTAQTFIDEFAEIPINAGHVIWIATANDARSIPEPILNRMNVYEIPPPDLEGARRIAQSIYNEIRSAHGWGLRFPVELGDAALDALKHASPREMRRAILNGFGAARIDDRDWIGAEDIRLDYGNRRKPIGF
- a CDS encoding ABC transporter substrate-binding protein — its product is MASLKRQSRGQRVHQLTASPLAASLVALALGFGVATAHADDALPKIPNKTPLKVGFAQTESNNPWRLAETKSMKDTAAKCGWQLVVTDANGSNAKQVSDIQNMIAQHVDLLVFPPREEKPLSPVVLQAKKAGIPVILVDRDVDHSVAKPGQDYITFIGSDFINQGQRAADWLVKATNGKAKIIELEGTTGASAANDRKKGFDDVIAKHPDMQIIASQDGDFSRDKGRQVMETLLQAHPDVTAVYAHNDEMALGAIAAIKAAGKQPGKDIQIVTIDGTKGGMDAIAAGELGASVQSSPFFGPLACDVAQKFAKGEKIPTWVKVSDRFYDKSNVQQNMQYGY